One genomic segment of Brassica napus cultivar Da-Ae chromosome A3, Da-Ae, whole genome shotgun sequence includes these proteins:
- the LOC111214198 gene encoding ATP sulfurylase 1, chloroplastic, whose product MASMAAALNKTPFLSQPLTKSPSSDLPIAAVSFPSKPRRRNITVHAGLIAPDGGKLVELIVDEPRRREKKHEAATELPRVELTAIDMQWMHVLSEGWASPLGGFMRESEFLQTLHFNSLRLDDGSVVNMSVPIVLAIDDEQKASIGESKRVALVDSDGNPVAILTDIEIYKHPKEERIARTWGTTAPGLPYVDEAITNAGNWLIGGDLEVLEPVKYNDGLDRFRLSPAELRKELEKRGADAVFAFQLRNPVHNGHALLMTDTRRRLLEMGYKNPILLLHPLGGYTKADDVPLSWRMKQHEKVLEDGVLDPETTVVSIFPSPMHYAGPTEVQWHAKARINAGANFYIVGRDPAGMGHPVEKRDLYDADHGKKVLSMAPGLERLNILPFKVAAYDKTQGKMAFFDPSRPQDFLFISGTKMRTLAKNKENPPDGFMCPGGWQVLVDYYDSLTPAGNGRLPEVVSA is encoded by the exons ATGGCGTCCATGGCTGCAGCCCTCAACAAAACTCCTTTCCTCTCTCAGCCACTCACCAAATCTCCATCCTCCGATCTCCCCATCGCCGCCGTTTCTTTCCCGTCGAAACCTCGCCGTCGAAACATCACCGTTCACGCCGGGCTGATCGCGCCCGACGGCGGAAAGCTCGTAGAGCTTATCGTGGACGAGCCACGACGGCGGGAGAAGAAGCACGAGGCGGCGACGGAGCTGCCGCGCGTGGAGCTGACGGCGATAGACATGCAGTGGATGCACGTCTTGAGCGAAGGCTGGGCGAGCCCACTCGGAGGGTTCATGAGAGAATCCGAGTTCCTCCAAACTCTTCATTTCAACTCGCTTCGTCTTGACGACGGATCGGTTGTCAACATGTCGGTGCCTATCGTCCTCGCTATAGACGACGAGCAAAAGGCTAGTATCGGCGAGTCTAAGCGCGTCGCGCTTGTTGATTCCGACGGTAATCCCGTCGCTATCCTCACCGA CATTGAGATTTACAAGCATCCCAAGGAAGAGCGGATAGCCAGAACATGGGGTACGACCGCTCCAGGTTTGCCTTACGTAGATGAAGCCATAACCAACGCTGGAAACTGGCTCATCGGGGGTGACCTTGAGGTTCTAGAGCCAGTCAAGTACAATGATGGCCTTGACCGTTTCAGGCTTTCCCCTGCTGAGCTCCGCAAAGAGCTTGAGAAGCGCGGCGCGGATGCCGTCTTTGCTTTCCAGCTCAGGAACCCGGTCCACAACGGTCACGCACTCCTTATGACTGATACTCGTAGGAGACTTCTTGAAATGGGTTacaagaaccctatccttttGCTTCATCCGTTAGGAGGGTACACAAAGGCTGATGATGTGCCTCTAAGCTGGAGGATGAAGCAGCACGAGAAGGTGCTTGAGGACGGTGTTCTTGATCCAGAGACCACAGTGGTTTCCATATTCCCGTCTCCCATGCATTACGCTGGTCCAACAGAAGTGCAGTGGCACGCAAAGGCTAGGATCAATGCTGGTGCTAATTTCTACATAGTGGGTCGTGATCCAGCTGGGATGGGTCATCCAGTTGAGAAACGTGATCTTTACGATGCTGATCATGGAAAGAAAGTGCTAAGCATGGCTCCTGGACTCGAAAGACTCAATATCCTTCCTTTCAAG GTTGCTGCATATGACAAGACACAAGGCAAGATGGCTTTCTTCGATCCGTCTAGGCCTCAAGATTTCTTGTTCATCTCAGGCACTAAG atgcGCACGTTGGCCAAGAACAAAGAAAACCCTCCAGATGGATTCATGTGTCCAGGTGGATGGCAAGTTCTGGTGGATTACTATGACAGCTTGACTCCGGCAGGTAATGGTAGACTACCGGAAGTGGTTTCTGCCTAA
- the LOC111214663 gene encoding calmodulin-like protein 11: MRVEDLKHFKTQQQELTQEQIMELNEAFCLFDKDGDGCITADELATVIRSLDQNPTEQELQDMINEIDSDGNGTIEFSEFLNLMANKIQETDADEELKEAFKVFDKDQNGYISASELRHVMISLGEKLTDEEVDQMIKEADLDGDGQVNYDEFVRMMMASG; the protein is encoded by the exons ATGAGAGTTGAAGACTTGAAGCATTTCAAG ACACAACAACAAGAACTGACGCAAGAACAGATAATGGAGTTGAATGAGGCATTTTGTCTGTTTGACAAAGATGGTGATGGTTGCATCACTGCTGATGAACTTGCCACTGTGATCCGGTCGTTGGACCAGAATCCGACCGAACAAGAACTTCAAGATATGATCAATGAGATCGACTCTGATGGTAACGGCACCATCGAATTCTCTGAGTTCCTCAACCTCATGGCCAACAAAATCCAG GAAACTGATGCAGATGAGGAGCTGAAAGAAGCATTCAAAGTGTTTGACAAAGACCAAAATGGCTACATCTCTGCCAGTGAG TTGAGACATGTAATGATCAGTCTTGGGGAGAAGCTTACAGATGAAGAGGTTGATCAGATGATAAAGGAGGCAGATTTAGATGGTGATGGTCAAGTCAATTATGATGAATTTGTGAGGATGATGATGGCCAGTGGTTAA
- the LOC106444151 gene encoding guanine nucleotide-binding protein subunit gamma 2 — protein MMEAGSSNSSGQLSGRVVDTRGKHRIHAELKRLEQEARFLEEELEQLEKMDTASASCKEFLDSVESKPDPLLPETIGPVNATWDQWFEGPPEAKGCGCSIL, from the exons ATGATGGAAGCGGGTAGCTCCAATTCGTCGGGTCAGCTTTCCGGGCGGGTCGTTGACACAAGAGGCAAACACAGGATCCACGCTGAACTCAAAAGGCTTGAACAAGAAGCTCGCTTCTTAGAG GAAGAGCTGGAGCAGCTTGAAAAGATGGATACTGCATCAGCTTCTTGCAAAGA GTTCTTAGACAGTGTTGAGAGCAAACCAGATCCTCTTCTTCCCGA AACAATAGGGCCAGTGAATGCAACATGGGATCAGTGGTTCGAAGGCCCTCCGGAAGCAAAAGGATGTGGCTGCTCCATTCTTTAA
- the LOC111214199 gene encoding protein MAK16 homolog isoform X1: MQNDEVIWQAIRHNHCSYMAKYVSFLLSLLLSERFALMSFCCNFTFCRIETGIFCRNPYNVTGICNRSSCPLANSRYATIRDHDGVFYLYMKTIERAHMPKNLWERIKLPRNYEKALELIDKHLLYWPKLLQHKVKQRLTKMTQIRIRTRKLNLKTREKIMTMARRDIKREPRREEKALKAAQLEKSIETELLERLMKGVYPKILDYPELVQKEVEVQEEEEEEEEEEPEIEYVEGYDELLEEEDIEDFYGGFPSKESHLDGDDFEDDEDGEEQVVIHKKGRALKKFDGNGKSKKKSKVVVEVEQDDGDTRQSLKSLML; encoded by the exons ATGCAAAACGATGAGGTTATATGGCAGGCTATCAGACACAACCACTGCAGTTACATGGCCAAGTATgtctcttttcttctctctttgctTTTGTCTGAAAGATTTGCTTTGATGAGCTTTTGCtgtaattttactttttgtagAATCGAAACAGGAATCTTCTGCAGAAACCCTTATAACGTAACAGGTATCTGCAACCGTAGCTCTTGCCCTCTTGCCAACAGTCGCTACGCCACCATCCGTGATCATGATG gagtgttttatttatatatgaagacAATAGAGAGAGCACACATGCCAAAGAACTTGTGGGAGAGAATAAAGCTGCCTAGAAACTATGAGAAGGCCCTTGAACTCATTGATAAGCACTTG TTGTACTGGCCCAAGTTGTTACAGCACAAGGTTAAACAAAGACTGACCAAAATGACTCAAATCCGTATTCGTACAAGAAAACTTAATCTCAAAACAAG GGAGAAGATAATGACTATGGCAAGGAGGGATATAAAGAGAGAGCCAAGAAGAGAGGAAAAGGCTTTAAAAGCAGCACAGTTGGAGAAG TCCATTGAAACAGAGTTGTTAGAACGTTTGATGAAAGGCGTTTACCCTAAGATACTCGATTACCCAGAGCTTGTTCAAAAGGAAGTTGaagttcaagaagaagaagaagaagaagaggag GAGGAGCCAGAGATTGAATATGTTGAAGGCTATGATGAACTcttggaagaagaagatattgaaGATTTCTATGGCGGCTTCCCATCTAAGGAGTCTCACCTTGACGGTGATG actttgaagatgatgaggatgGTGAGGAGCAAGTAGTGATTCATAAAAAGGGAAGAGCATTGAAGAAGTTTGATGGTAATGGAAAGTCCAAGAAGAAATCAAAAGTAGTTGTTGAG GTCGAGCAAGATGATGGAGATACCAGGCAAAGCCTTAAAAGCCTGATGCTTTGA
- the LOC111214199 gene encoding protein MAK16 homolog isoform X2: MQNDEVIWQAIRHNHCSYMAKIETGIFCRNPYNVTGICNRSSCPLANSRYATIRDHDGVFYLYMKTIERAHMPKNLWERIKLPRNYEKALELIDKHLLYWPKLLQHKVKQRLTKMTQIRIRTRKLNLKTREKIMTMARRDIKREPRREEKALKAAQLEKSIETELLERLMKGVYPKILDYPELVQKEVEVQEEEEEEEEEEPEIEYVEGYDELLEEEDIEDFYGGFPSKESHLDGDDFEDDEDGEEQVVIHKKGRALKKFDGNGKSKKKSKVVVEVEQDDGDTRQSLKSLML, encoded by the exons ATGCAAAACGATGAGGTTATATGGCAGGCTATCAGACACAACCACTGCAGTTACATGGCCAA AATCGAAACAGGAATCTTCTGCAGAAACCCTTATAACGTAACAGGTATCTGCAACCGTAGCTCTTGCCCTCTTGCCAACAGTCGCTACGCCACCATCCGTGATCATGATG gagtgttttatttatatatgaagacAATAGAGAGAGCACACATGCCAAAGAACTTGTGGGAGAGAATAAAGCTGCCTAGAAACTATGAGAAGGCCCTTGAACTCATTGATAAGCACTTG TTGTACTGGCCCAAGTTGTTACAGCACAAGGTTAAACAAAGACTGACCAAAATGACTCAAATCCGTATTCGTACAAGAAAACTTAATCTCAAAACAAG GGAGAAGATAATGACTATGGCAAGGAGGGATATAAAGAGAGAGCCAAGAAGAGAGGAAAAGGCTTTAAAAGCAGCACAGTTGGAGAAG TCCATTGAAACAGAGTTGTTAGAACGTTTGATGAAAGGCGTTTACCCTAAGATACTCGATTACCCAGAGCTTGTTCAAAAGGAAGTTGaagttcaagaagaagaagaagaagaagaggag GAGGAGCCAGAGATTGAATATGTTGAAGGCTATGATGAACTcttggaagaagaagatattgaaGATTTCTATGGCGGCTTCCCATCTAAGGAGTCTCACCTTGACGGTGATG actttgaagatgatgaggatgGTGAGGAGCAAGTAGTGATTCATAAAAAGGGAAGAGCATTGAAGAAGTTTGATGGTAATGGAAAGTCCAAGAAGAAATCAAAAGTAGTTGTTGAG GTCGAGCAAGATGATGGAGATACCAGGCAAAGCCTTAAAAGCCTGATGCTTTGA
- the LOC111214200 gene encoding plastidial pyruvate kinase 1, chloroplastic, with the protein MSQSIQFSTPSRTPHLLHLPHSRFHRPLTSLSFRQFPLKYTSIRASSSPEERSVVATAVSTDTAAIDVDTVTEAELKENGFRSTRRTKLICTIGPATCGFEQLEALAEGGMNVARLNMCHGTREWHRDVIRSVRKLNEEKGFAVAIMMDTEGSEIHMGDLGGGESSAKSEDGEVWTFTVRAFDSSRPARTISVSYDGFAEDVRVGDELLVDGGMVRFEVIEKIGPDVKCLCTDPGLLLPRANLTFWRDGSLVRERNAMLPTISSKDWLDIDFGIAEGVDFIAVSFVKSAEVINHLKSYLAARSCGGDIGVIAKIESIDSLTNLEEIILASDGAMVARGDLGAQIPLEQVPAAQQRIVKVCRALNKPVIVASQLLESMIEYPTPTRAEVADVSEAVRQRSDALMLSGESAMGQFPDKALTVLRSVSLRIERWWREEKRYESTPLQPIGSGFSDRISEEICNSAAKMANNLGVDAVFVYTKDGHMASLVSRCRPDCPIFAFTTTTSVRRRLNLQWGLIPFRLSFSEDMESNLNKTFSLLKSRGMIKSGDLVIAVSDMLQSIQVMNVP; encoded by the exons ATGTCTCAGTCAATCCAATTCTCAACTCCTTCACGCACTCCTCACCTTCTCCACCTCCCTCACTCACGCTTCCACCGCCCTCTCACTTCCCTATCCTTCCGCCAATTCCCTCTCAAATACACCTCCATCAGAGCCTCCTCCTCTCCGGAAGAGCGATCCGTCGTAGCCACCGCGGTCTCCACGGACACGGCAGCGATAGACGTCGATACCGTGACGGAAGCGGAGCTGAAGGAGAACGGATTCAGGAGCACGAGGAGAACGAAGCTGATCTGCACGATCGGGCCTGCCACGTGCGGGTTCGAGCAGCTGGAAGCGCTCGCGGAGGGAGGCATGAACGTGGCGAGGCTCAACATGTGCCACGGCACGCGCGAGTGGCATCGCGATGTGATACGCAGCGTTAGGAAGCTTAACGAGGAGAAAGGATTCGCGGTTGCTATCATGATGGATACTGAAGGCAGTGAGATTCACATGGGAGATCTTGGCGGTGGTGAATCTTCTGCTAAATCTGAG GATGGTGAGGTTTGGACATTCACTGTTAGAGCCTTTGATTCTTCTCGACCTGCACGTACCATCAGTGTGAGCTATGATGGTTTTGCGGAAG ATGTAAGAGTTGGTGATGAGCTTCTGGTTGATGGTGGAATGGTGAGATTTGAAGTGATTGAGAAGATTGGTCCTGATGTCAAGTGTCTATGCACCGACCCTGGACTGTTGCTTCCTCGAGCTAACTTGACTTTCTGGAGAGATGGGAGTCTTGTACGTGAGCGTAATGCTATGCTTCCAACAATCTCTTCCAAG GATTGGTTGGATATTGATTTTGGAATTGCTGAAGGTGTGGATTTCATTGCTGTATCGTTTGTCAAGTCAGCTGAAGTGATCAATCATCTTAAAAGCTATCTCGCAGCTCGTTCCTGTGGAGG GGACATAGGAGTGATTGCAAAGATCGAGAGTATCGATTCTTTAACAAACTTGGAAGAGATTATCCTAGCATCAGATGGAGCCATGGTTGCAAGAGGAGACCTGGGAGCTCAGATACCTCTCGAGCAAGTTCCAGCAGCTCAGCAAAGAATCGTCAAAGTCTGCAGAGCGCTGAACAAACCCGTCATCGTTGCTTCGCAGCTACTCGAGTCCATGATCGAGTACCCAACTCCAACCAGAGCAGAAGTAGCAGACGTCTCTGAAGCAGTAAGGCAAAGATCAGACGCGTTGATGCTCTCTGGAGAATCAGCTATGGGTCAGTTCCCGGACAAGGCTCTCACGGTTCTCAGGAGTGTCAGTCTAAGAATCGAGAGGTGGTGGAGGGAAGAGAAACGTTACGAGTCTACTCCACTTCAACCCATAGGCTCTGGTTTTTCAGACAGAATCTCTGAAGAGATCTGTAACTCTGCTGCTAAAATGG CAAACAACCTTGGAGTCGACGCGGTTTTCGTCTACACAAAGGACGGACACATGGCGTCTTTAGTTTCCCGCTGTCGCCCAGACTGCCCGATCTTCGCTTTCACGACCACAACCTCAGTGAGGAGACGGTTAAATCTACAATGGGGACTGATCCCATTCCGGCTAAGCTTCTCAGAGGACATGGAGAGCAACTTGAACAAAACATTCTCGTTGCTGAAATCAAGAGGTATGATCAAATCAGGAGACCTCGTGATCGCAGTCTCGGACATGTTGCAATCGATCCAGGTAATGAACGTTCCGTAG